The following proteins are co-located in the Hydractinia symbiolongicarpus strain clone_291-10 chromosome 7, HSymV2.1, whole genome shotgun sequence genome:
- the LOC130648377 gene encoding uncharacterized protein LOC130648377: MYPKPDDFDMLPNEVQKAWGEWLSQVPVFGFNFEKYDLKLIKQHFVEKITQKDEEDEQVSSNIFVARKANNYMFLTTSRFKFIDIKNFLAPDLSYGRWCKSLDCRLEKLVVPYEWLTSYDKLNHAGPVKRCDFYSSFKKKSISRTEYQNFRKKFYRRGCVTMMDCLREYNIADVEHFIEAVDKTREQYYDDEIDILKDAVSIPGVSMRYVLNKELEKNLNANCMHLVSPVYTHVKKKSARARHTNNVKQSKLNA, from the coding sequence GATGATTTTGACATGTTGCCAAATGAAGTTCAAAAAGCATGGGGCGAATGGTTAAGTCAGGTGCCTGTATTTGGATTTAATTTCGAAAAATATGATCTTAAGCTGATCAAACAACACTTTGTGGAGAAAATCACCCAAAAGGACGAAGAAGATGAGCAAGTGAGCAGTAATATTTTTGTTGCACGAAAGGCGAATAATTATATGTTTTTGACAACATCAAGGTTTAAATTTAttgatattaaaaattttcttgcaCCAGACTTGAGTTATGGTAGGTGGTGTAAATCACTTGATTGTAGACTGGAGAAATTAGTAGTTCCTTACGAGTGGTTAACGAGCTATGATAAGTTAAACCACGCAGGACCTGTGAAGCGCTGTGATTTTTACAGCAGTTTCAAAAAGAAATCCATCTCACGCACCgaatatcaaaattttagaaaaaagttttATAGACGTGGCTGCGTCACGATGATGGATTGTTTACGTGAGTACAATATTGCCGACGTTGAACACTTTATCGAAGCAGTTGACAAAACGAGAGAGCAATACTACGATGATGAAattgatattttaaaagatGCGGTGAGTATCCCTGGAGTTTCGATGCGATACGTGTTAAACAAAGAATTAGAGAAGAACCTGAATGCGAATTGTATGCACCTGGTGAGCCCGGTATACACACATGTGAAAAAAAAGAGTGCAAGGGCAAGGCATACAAACAATGTTAAACAATCAAAACTGAATGcctaa